A DNA window from Leptolyngbya sp. KIOST-1 contains the following coding sequences:
- a CDS encoding J domain-containing protein, with the protein MPHAAFSPEWLNRFTDPYALLGVSVAADERRILKRYRAVAKQLHPDALINATPELQQFAGQVLPKLVNPAYQRLKQDKGRNEVLATLRFKVRRLSRDQPLNPTAEQSKQLLAIPEAEVDVFYEQAVDRLCDRQYETVANFERFTQQLSELNLVYLRRKMGAPVIREKRTGLMSTASIPRSPAPLPADPPSDGKSTSGLMYAERHYSRAQEYLKGKNIQAAIQELKDALKIDPQNSSYHCLIGQAYLLSQLTGMAKVHFKQALRLNPNNAVALKYAQQLKISMSETQPRRAETATTPPPEKRSLFGSLFSRGTSR; encoded by the coding sequence ATGCCCCACGCCGCCTTCTCCCCTGAATGGCTAAACCGCTTTACCGACCCCTACGCTCTGCTGGGGGTATCTGTGGCTGCCGATGAACGCCGCATTCTCAAGCGCTACCGGGCCGTAGCCAAGCAGCTCCATCCCGACGCCTTAATCAATGCGACCCCAGAGCTGCAGCAGTTTGCTGGTCAGGTGTTGCCGAAGCTGGTCAACCCCGCCTACCAGCGCCTGAAGCAGGACAAGGGCCGCAACGAGGTGCTGGCCACGTTGCGCTTTAAGGTACGCCGCCTGAGCCGTGATCAGCCCCTCAACCCCACCGCAGAGCAGAGCAAACAACTGCTGGCGATACCTGAGGCCGAGGTGGACGTGTTCTACGAGCAGGCGGTCGATCGACTGTGCGATCGCCAGTATGAAACCGTCGCCAATTTTGAACGCTTTACCCAGCAGCTCAGCGAGCTCAACCTGGTCTACCTGCGCCGCAAAATGGGGGCTCCGGTGATTCGCGAAAAGCGTACCGGGCTGATGTCCACCGCCTCCATACCCCGGTCGCCCGCGCCGCTGCCAGCCGATCCCCCCTCCGACGGCAAATCGACCTCAGGGCTGATGTACGCCGAGCGCCACTACAGCCGCGCCCAGGAATACCTCAAGGGCAAAAACATTCAGGCGGCCATTCAAGAGCTGAAAGACGCCCTCAAAATCGATCCGCAGAACAGCAGCTACCACTGCCTGATCGGGCAGGCCTACCTGCTCAGTCAGCTGACCGGGATGGCCAAGGTGCACTTCAAGCAGGCCCTGCGCCTCAACCCCAACAATGCTGTAGCGCTAAAGTATGCTCAGCAGCTCAAGATTTCGATGAGCGAGACCCAGCCTCGCCGGGCCGAGACAGCGACGACCCCTCCGCCGGAAAAGCGATCGCTGTTTGGCAGTCTGTTTTCCAGGGGCACAAGTCGTTAG
- the acnA gene encoding aconitate hydratase AcnA, which translates to MNSFNAKTHLTVGSTTYTFYSLPTAAAALGDVSRLPFSLKVLLENLLRHEDGRSVTAADVQAVAEWLQTQSSSREIAYRPARVLMQDFTGVPAVVDLAAMRDAMVNLGGDPDKINPLSPVDLVIDHSVMVDAFGSADAFGENVEKEFQRNFERYAFLRWGQSAFDNFRVVPPGTGICHQVNLEYLAQVVWTKDENGETIAYPDTLVGTDSHTTMINGLSVLGWGVGGIEAEAAMLGQPISMLIPEVVGFKLTGQLPEGATATDLVLTVVQMLRVKGVVGKFVEFYGDGLDHLTLADRATIANMAPEYGATCGFFPIDGETIRYLEFSGRDPERVALVEAYAKAQGLWREASTPDPVFTDTLALDLATVEPSLAGPKRPQDRVTLAALASQFKASDFPAFSGKDFSEKRSVPVAGTDYRLTDGDVVIAAITSCTNTSNPSVMIGAGLVARKAREKGLSVKPWVKTSLAPGSQVVSDYLEKAGLQTDLDALGFNLVGYGCTTCIGNSGPLPAAIASAIDDNDLVVGAVLSGNRNFEGRVSPHTKANYLASPPLVVAYAIAGNLAIDLKTDPIGQGADGKPVYLKDIWPTSAEIQAVMAEALTPEMFRSRYGNVFTGTADWQKISTEDSKTYAWSGDSTYVQNPPYFAGMPPSVNGQAFADIFGARPLAILGDSITTDHISPAGAIKTDSPAGSYLVGNHVTAADFNSYGSRRGNHEVMMRGTFANIRLKNEMVPGSSGGVTRYMPDGTTMSIYDAAMKYQASGTPLVVIAGKEYGTGSSRDWAAKGTRLLGVKAVVAESFERIHRSNLVGMGVLPLQFRDGMHRGILHLDGSETFDLTGLSGGIQPGMGVDLVIHRATGDTTTVPLLCRIDTLDEVEYFRHGGILPYVLRQLLAA; encoded by the coding sequence GTGAACAGCTTTAACGCCAAAACCCACCTCACCGTAGGCAGCACCACCTACACCTTCTACAGCTTGCCCACCGCTGCCGCCGCCCTAGGGGACGTCAGCCGCCTGCCCTTTAGCCTCAAGGTGCTGCTGGAGAACCTGCTACGCCACGAAGACGGGCGATCGGTGACGGCGGCTGATGTGCAGGCGGTGGCCGAGTGGCTGCAAACCCAGTCCTCCTCGCGGGAGATCGCCTACCGCCCCGCCCGCGTGCTGATGCAGGACTTCACCGGAGTGCCCGCCGTAGTGGACTTAGCCGCCATGCGCGACGCGATGGTCAACCTGGGCGGCGACCCCGACAAAATTAACCCCCTGTCACCCGTAGATCTGGTCATTGACCACTCGGTGATGGTGGACGCCTTCGGCAGCGCCGACGCCTTTGGCGAAAACGTGGAGAAAGAGTTTCAGCGCAACTTTGAGCGCTACGCCTTCTTGCGCTGGGGCCAGAGCGCCTTCGACAACTTCCGGGTAGTGCCACCGGGCACCGGCATTTGCCACCAGGTCAACCTGGAGTACCTGGCCCAGGTGGTGTGGACCAAGGACGAGAACGGTGAAACCATTGCCTACCCCGACACCCTGGTGGGCACCGACAGCCACACCACCATGATCAACGGCCTCTCGGTGCTGGGCTGGGGCGTGGGCGGCATTGAGGCGGAGGCCGCCATGCTGGGCCAGCCGATCTCCATGCTAATTCCCGAGGTGGTGGGCTTCAAGCTCACCGGGCAGCTCCCCGAAGGGGCCACTGCCACCGACCTGGTGCTGACCGTGGTGCAGATGCTGCGGGTCAAGGGCGTGGTCGGTAAGTTTGTGGAGTTCTACGGCGACGGGCTCGACCACCTCACCCTGGCCGATCGCGCCACCATTGCCAACATGGCCCCCGAGTACGGGGCCACCTGCGGGTTTTTCCCCATCGACGGCGAAACCATTCGCTACCTGGAGTTTTCAGGCCGTGACCCGGAGCGGGTGGCCCTGGTGGAAGCCTACGCCAAAGCCCAGGGGCTGTGGCGCGAAGCCAGTACCCCCGACCCCGTCTTCACCGACACCCTGGCGCTGGATCTGGCCACCGTGGAGCCCTCCCTGGCTGGGCCCAAGCGCCCCCAGGATCGAGTTACCCTGGCGGCTCTGGCTAGCCAGTTTAAGGCCAGTGACTTCCCCGCCTTCAGCGGCAAAGACTTTAGCGAGAAGCGATCGGTCCCGGTCGCTGGCACCGACTACCGCCTCACCGACGGGGACGTGGTGATCGCCGCCATCACCAGCTGCACCAATACCTCCAATCCCTCGGTGATGATTGGGGCTGGCCTGGTGGCCCGCAAAGCTCGGGAAAAGGGCCTCTCCGTCAAACCCTGGGTAAAGACCTCCCTGGCCCCCGGCAGCCAGGTGGTGAGTGACTACCTCGAAAAGGCCGGACTTCAAACAGACCTGGATGCCCTGGGCTTTAACCTGGTGGGCTACGGCTGCACCACCTGCATCGGCAACTCGGGGCCGCTGCCCGCCGCCATTGCCAGCGCTATCGACGACAACGACCTGGTGGTGGGAGCCGTGCTCTCTGGCAACCGCAACTTCGAGGGCCGGGTCAGCCCCCACACCAAGGCCAACTACCTGGCCTCGCCGCCCCTGGTAGTGGCTTACGCGATCGCAGGTAACCTGGCCATCGACCTCAAGACCGACCCCATTGGCCAGGGTGCCGACGGCAAACCCGTCTACCTGAAAGACATCTGGCCCACCAGCGCCGAAATTCAGGCGGTTATGGCTGAGGCGCTGACCCCAGAGATGTTCCGCAGCCGTTATGGCAATGTGTTTACCGGCACCGCCGACTGGCAAAAAATCTCCACCGAAGACAGCAAGACCTACGCCTGGAGCGGCGACAGCACCTACGTGCAAAACCCGCCCTACTTTGCCGGTATGCCCCCCAGCGTCAACGGTCAGGCCTTTGCCGATATTTTCGGGGCGCGCCCCCTGGCCATTTTGGGCGACAGCATCACCACCGACCACATCTCCCCCGCCGGGGCGATCAAAACCGACAGCCCCGCCGGTAGCTATCTGGTGGGCAACCACGTCACCGCCGCCGACTTCAACTCCTACGGCTCTCGCCGGGGCAACCACGAAGTGATGATGCGCGGCACCTTCGCCAACATTCGCCTCAAAAACGAGATGGTGCCCGGTTCCTCCGGCGGCGTCACCCGGTACATGCCTGACGGCACAACGATGTCCATTTATGATGCAGCGATGAAGTACCAGGCCAGCGGCACCCCCCTGGTGGTGATTGCGGGCAAAGAGTACGGCACCGGCTCATCCCGGGACTGGGCCGCCAAAGGCACCCGGCTCCTGGGGGTCAAAGCAGTCGTGGCCGAGAGCTTTGAGCGCATCCATCGCTCCAACCTGGTGGGCATGGGGGTGCTGCCCCTGCAATTTAGAGATGGCATGCACCGGGGCATACTGCACCTCGACGGGAGCGAAACCTTCGACCTCACAGGCCTCAGCGGCGGCATTCAACCGGGCATGGGGGTCGATCTGGTGATCCATCGGGCGACGGGTGACACCACTACGGTGCCCCTGCTCTGCCGCATCGACACCCTGGACGAAGTGGAGTACTTCCGCCACGGCGGCATTTTGCCCTATGTGCTGCGGCAGTTGTTGGCCGCTTGA
- a CDS encoding anti-sigma factor antagonist (This anti-anti-sigma factor, or anti-sigma factor antagonist, belongs to a family that includes characterized members SpoIIAA, RsbV, RsfA, and RsfB.): MTSSIAPDQDPQVAAQPSADADLSTACVVSVPSTLTVVEAVEFEQQVKRHCLSQSVPESIIIDLSQTEFIDSSGLGALVICYRTCKGKNIEMVLRGVQEQVRMVLALTDLEQLFTFEAAPGEAEAPAPKPEMRFVALTAHPSVTSRGKRALDILGALVGLVITAVLAVPIVLAIKLEDGGPILFKQVRCSWMGKRFHIWKFRSMVTDAEALKAQVENELEGPLFKNENDPRITKVGRFLRRTSLDELPQFWNVLRGDMSLVGTRPPTPDEIEQYKVPEWQRLDVKPGMTGEWQVNGRSTVKKFEDVIRMDLDYQKNWSLAYDIQLIVKTILVLFSKKAGAA; encoded by the coding sequence ATGACCTCATCCATCGCCCCAGATCAAGATCCACAAGTCGCAGCCCAGCCGTCTGCCGATGCGGATCTGAGTACGGCCTGTGTCGTCAGCGTGCCGTCTACCCTGACCGTCGTAGAGGCGGTGGAGTTTGAGCAACAGGTCAAGCGCCACTGCCTCAGCCAGTCGGTGCCCGAGTCCATCATCATCGACCTCAGCCAAACTGAGTTTATCGACAGCAGCGGGTTGGGTGCCCTGGTCATTTGCTACCGCACTTGCAAAGGCAAAAACATTGAGATGGTGCTGCGGGGGGTGCAGGAACAGGTGCGCATGGTGCTGGCCCTCACCGACCTGGAGCAACTGTTCACCTTTGAGGCGGCACCAGGGGAAGCGGAGGCTCCGGCCCCCAAGCCCGAGATGCGGTTTGTGGCGCTGACGGCGCACCCGTCGGTGACCTCCAGGGGCAAGCGTGCCCTGGACATTCTCGGGGCCCTGGTGGGTCTGGTAATTACCGCGGTGCTGGCGGTGCCGATTGTGCTGGCCATCAAGCTGGAGGACGGCGGCCCCATCCTCTTTAAGCAGGTGCGGTGCTCCTGGATGGGCAAGCGTTTTCACATCTGGAAGTTTCGCTCCATGGTGACCGATGCCGAAGCGCTCAAGGCCCAGGTTGAAAACGAGTTGGAAGGGCCGCTGTTTAAGAACGAAAACGACCCTCGCATCACTAAGGTCGGTCGCTTTCTGCGCCGCACCAGCCTGGATGAACTGCCCCAGTTCTGGAACGTGCTGCGGGGCGACATGAGCCTGGTGGGCACCCGCCCCCCCACGCCCGATGAAATTGAGCAGTACAAGGTGCCCGAGTGGCAGCGCCTGGACGTGAAGCCCGGCATGACCGGCGAATGGCAGGTGAACGGTCGCTCGACGGTGAAGAAGTTTGAGGACGTGATTCGGATGGACCTGGACTACCAGAAGAACTGGAGCCTGGCCTACGATATTCAGCTAATTGTTAAGACCATCCTGGTGCTGTTCTCCAAGAAGGCCGGGGCTGCCTAA
- a CDS encoding Ycf66 family protein codes for MWVQVLAIAVWLGSLALYGAAFFFPEVHRRHDFFWSGVGAFYGLVLWFSAVQTSPTELLGHLASVVLLGWLGWQTLTLRRKRTPLDLQTPLTADAWPAFGRQLKQSVLNGLRTTPLGRWLPTPEPERSPGDPAIAVSEIRVSSLKDVDYEFVDELTPSDRRATPATGSPGTEPAVVAAVPPVRAPRSPRPSAPPGSAQPKATPPSPRQKPTTLAARLAGLKAWLGDVVKARQTPKPKRAVIDIPPRPSPLAKKKVAQATPSPQSPPEPAPDLPLGVTIIDTEAIDPEAIERRDRGEEADSPATPSGSEATPTASSEAQADSDPAPPPVSDETNWADDTNWADLD; via the coding sequence ATGTGGGTTCAGGTTCTGGCGATCGCGGTGTGGCTGGGCAGCCTTGCCCTGTACGGAGCCGCCTTTTTCTTTCCGGAAGTGCACCGCCGCCACGATTTTTTTTGGAGTGGGGTGGGGGCATTTTACGGTCTGGTGCTGTGGTTTAGCGCTGTGCAAACCTCCCCGACCGAGCTGCTGGGCCACCTGGCCAGCGTTGTGCTGCTGGGCTGGCTGGGCTGGCAAACCCTAACCCTGCGGCGCAAGCGCACCCCCCTGGACCTGCAAACGCCCCTCACGGCGGATGCCTGGCCTGCCTTTGGTCGGCAGCTCAAGCAGTCGGTTTTAAATGGGCTGAGGACAACCCCTCTGGGCCGCTGGTTGCCCACACCAGAGCCTGAGCGATCGCCAGGCGACCCGGCGATCGCCGTCAGCGAAATTCGGGTGTCCTCCCTCAAGGATGTGGACTACGAGTTTGTCGATGAGCTGACGCCCAGCGATCGCCGGGCTACCCCCGCCACCGGTTCTCCGGGGACTGAGCCCGCTGTGGTAGCGGCAGTCCCCCCCGTCCGGGCACCGCGATCGCCGCGGCCCTCGGCCCCTCCAGGGTCTGCCCAACCCAAAGCTACGCCGCCTTCCCCCCGGCAAAAGCCGACTACCCTTGCAGCCAGGCTGGCAGGGCTCAAGGCCTGGCTGGGAGATGTGGTCAAAGCCAGGCAGACGCCCAAACCCAAGCGAGCGGTAATTGACATTCCCCCCCGCCCCTCACCGCTGGCCAAAAAGAAGGTGGCCCAGGCCACCCCATCGCCCCAGTCGCCCCCAGAGCCCGCTCCAGATCTGCCCTTGGGGGTAACGATTATCGACACGGAAGCGATCGACCCCGAAGCCATCGAGAGACGCGATCGCGGCGAGGAGGCGGATTCTCCAGCGACTCCATCCGGCTCAGAGGCAACCCCTACGGCCAGTTCAGAGGCTCAGGCCGACAGTGACCCTGCCCCCCCGCCAGTCAGTGATGAAACCAATTGGGCCGACGACACAAACTGGGCCGATCTAGATTGA
- the ileS gene encoding isoleucine--tRNA ligase: MTDTKSYKDTVLLPQTRFDMRANAPKREPEIQAFWAENKIYETLSTENPGDVFVLHDGPPYANGDLHIGHALNKILKDTINKYQLLQGRKVRYVPGWDCHGLPIELKVLQGMDAEARANLTPLKLRYKARDFALKAVDRQRESFKRYGVWGDWDHPYLTLKPEYEAAQIEVFGQMYLKGYIYRGLKSVHWSPSSQTALAEAELEYPEGHTSPSIYAAFPMVSASPEAKGALAPYLGELGVAIWTTTPWTIPANLAVAVNAELTYAVVEVAAGTPFKYLIIAKDVCDRMAQVLGSELTAKAEIKGAALEQSTYRHPLFDRESPIVIGGDYVTTESGTGLVHTAPGHGDEDFKVGQRYGLPVLCPVDEKGDMTEEAGPFEGLNVLKDANPAVIEALEKAGSLLKHKPYVHKYPYDWRTKQPTIYRATEQWFASVEGFRDEALKAIQSVQWIPGTGENRITAMVGDRSDWCISRQRTWGMPIPVFYDTETGEPLLNEETLAHIKALFAEKGSDAWWELPEADLLPEQYRNNGRTYRKGTDTMDVWFDSGSSWAAVAQRRGELAYPVDLYLEGSDQHRGWFQSSLLTSVAVNGHAPYKTVLTHGFTLDEQGRKMSKSLGNVVDPYIVINGGKNQKTEPPYGADVLRLWVSSVDYSSDVPLGGNILKQMADVYRKIRNTARFLLGNLHDFDPAQDAVPYDQLPELDRYMLHRMTEVFADITDAFETYQFFRFFQTVQNFCAVDLSNFYLDIAKDRLYISAADSQRRRSCQTVLAIAIEALARAIAPVLSHMAEDIWQNLPYPTPHQSVFQAGWVQLDDQYRQPDLATTWSQIRTVRQEVNKVLEQARTAKDIGSSLEAKALIYLADPDLRATLAAMNPVDAVAPGANHVDELRYLFLVSQVEVLEDPAPLAEVKCRSESDALGIGVVDAEGQKCDRCWNYSTHVGESSEDPTICDRCVEALAGTF, from the coding sequence GTGACAGACACCAAAAGCTACAAAGACACCGTTCTGCTGCCCCAGACCCGCTTTGACATGCGGGCCAACGCTCCCAAGCGCGAGCCTGAGATTCAAGCCTTTTGGGCCGAGAACAAAATTTACGAAACCCTGTCGACGGAAAACCCCGGCGATGTCTTTGTGCTGCACGACGGGCCGCCCTACGCCAACGGCGACCTGCACATTGGCCATGCCCTGAACAAAATTTTGAAGGACACGATCAACAAGTACCAACTGCTCCAGGGCCGCAAGGTGCGCTACGTGCCCGGTTGGGACTGCCACGGCCTGCCGATCGAGCTGAAGGTGCTCCAGGGGATGGACGCCGAGGCGCGGGCCAACCTCACCCCCCTAAAGCTCCGCTACAAAGCTCGGGATTTTGCCCTCAAGGCGGTCGATCGCCAGCGGGAGAGCTTCAAGCGCTACGGCGTCTGGGGCGACTGGGACCACCCCTACCTGACCCTCAAACCCGAGTACGAAGCCGCCCAGATCGAGGTGTTTGGGCAGATGTACCTGAAGGGCTACATCTACCGGGGCCTCAAGTCCGTCCACTGGAGCCCGTCGTCCCAGACGGCCCTGGCCGAGGCGGAACTGGAGTACCCCGAGGGCCACACCTCCCCCAGCATTTACGCCGCCTTCCCGATGGTGAGCGCGTCGCCCGAGGCGAAGGGTGCCCTGGCACCCTACCTGGGCGAGTTAGGGGTGGCGATCTGGACCACGACCCCCTGGACGATTCCGGCTAACCTGGCGGTGGCGGTCAATGCCGAGTTGACCTACGCCGTGGTGGAGGTGGCTGCGGGGACCCCGTTTAAGTACCTTATCATTGCGAAAGATGTGTGCGATCGCATGGCCCAGGTCCTGGGTTCTGAACTGACGGCGAAGGCGGAGATCAAAGGCGCAGCCCTGGAGCAGTCCACCTACCGCCACCCCCTGTTTGACCGCGAGAGCCCGATTGTGATCGGCGGCGACTACGTCACCACCGAGTCGGGCACCGGCCTGGTGCACACCGCCCCGGGCCACGGCGACGAAGACTTCAAGGTGGGCCAGCGCTACGGCCTGCCGGTGCTCTGCCCCGTGGACGAAAAGGGCGACATGACCGAGGAGGCCGGTCCCTTTGAGGGGCTGAACGTGCTGAAGGACGCTAACCCGGCGGTGATCGAGGCGCTAGAGAAAGCCGGTTCCCTGCTCAAGCACAAACCCTACGTCCACAAGTACCCCTACGACTGGCGCACCAAGCAGCCCACCATCTACCGGGCCACGGAGCAGTGGTTTGCCTCGGTGGAAGGTTTCCGGGACGAAGCGCTGAAGGCCATCCAGTCAGTGCAGTGGATTCCCGGCACGGGGGAAAACCGGATCACGGCCATGGTGGGCGATCGCTCCGACTGGTGCATCTCCCGCCAGCGCACCTGGGGCATGCCGATCCCCGTGTTCTACGACACCGAGACCGGCGAACCGCTGCTGAACGAGGAGACCCTGGCCCACATCAAGGCCCTGTTTGCCGAAAAAGGCTCCGATGCCTGGTGGGAGCTGCCCGAGGCCGATCTGCTGCCCGAGCAGTACCGCAACAATGGCCGCACCTACCGCAAGGGCACCGACACCATGGACGTGTGGTTTGACTCGGGCTCCTCCTGGGCGGCGGTGGCCCAGCGGCGGGGTGAACTGGCCTACCCGGTGGACCTGTACCTGGAGGGCTCCGACCAGCACCGGGGCTGGTTCCAGAGTAGCCTGCTGACCAGCGTGGCGGTAAACGGCCACGCCCCCTACAAAACCGTGCTCACCCACGGCTTCACCCTCGATGAGCAGGGCCGCAAGATGAGCAAGTCCCTGGGCAACGTGGTGGACCCCTACATCGTCATCAACGGCGGCAAGAACCAGAAGACCGAGCCCCCCTACGGGGCCGATGTGCTGCGCCTGTGGGTGTCCTCCGTGGACTACTCCTCCGATGTGCCATTGGGCGGCAACATCCTCAAGCAGATGGCCGATGTGTACCGCAAGATTCGCAACACGGCGCGGTTTTTGCTGGGTAACCTGCACGACTTTGACCCCGCCCAGGACGCCGTGCCCTACGACCAGCTGCCCGAGCTGGACCGCTACATGCTCCACCGCATGACCGAGGTGTTCGCCGACATCACCGACGCCTTCGAGACCTACCAGTTCTTCCGGTTCTTCCAGACGGTGCAGAATTTCTGCGCCGTGGACCTGTCGAACTTCTATCTGGATATTGCCAAGGACCGGCTGTACATCAGTGCGGCGGATTCCCAGCGGCGGCGCAGTTGTCAGACGGTGCTGGCGATCGCCATCGAAGCCCTGGCCCGGGCGATCGCCCCGGTGCTCTCCCACATGGCCGAGGACATCTGGCAAAACCTGCCCTACCCCACCCCCCACCAGTCGGTGTTCCAGGCGGGCTGGGTGCAGCTTGACGACCAGTACCGCCAGCCCGATCTGGCCACCACCTGGAGCCAGATCCGCACCGTACGCCAGGAGGTGAACAAAGTCCTCGAACAGGCCCGCACCGCCAAGGACATTGGTTCTTCCCTGGAGGCTAAGGCGTTGATCTACCTGGCAGACCCAGATCTGCGGGCGACCCTGGCGGCGATGAATCCCGTTGATGCGGTAGCCCCTGGGGCCAACCATGTCGATGAACTGCGCTACCTGTTTTTGGTGTCTCAGGTGGAGGTGCTGGAGGATCCCGCGCCCCTGGCCGAGGTGAAGTGCCGCAGCGAGTCTGATGCCCTGGGCATTGGTGTGGTGGATGCCGAGGGGCAGAAGTGCGACCGGTGCTGGAACTACTCCACCCACGTGGGGGAGAGTAGTGAAGATCCGACTATCTGCGATCGTTGCGTGGAAGCCCTGGCTGGGACGTTCTGA
- a CDS encoding Uma2 family endonuclease, with translation MTQAKPKLQTFADFLAYTDGLEGYYELTSGELCEVPPESYDNLRCALKLYDAFKALVSAEQVCPQGLALAMPGQPKNRYPDLTVLRPEHPAQLRDLGQAAVTLEMAPPLLVVEVVSPGAENARRDYLEKRNQYEWRGIPEYWIVDPQQGQVTVLAMVDGAYRQTLFTGDEPVISPTFSAWALTAKAMVTV, from the coding sequence ATGACCCAAGCCAAGCCCAAACTTCAGACCTTCGCCGACTTTCTGGCCTATACCGATGGCCTAGAGGGCTACTACGAACTGACTAGTGGAGAGCTGTGCGAAGTGCCGCCTGAGTCCTACGACAACTTGCGCTGCGCCCTCAAGCTTTACGATGCATTCAAAGCTCTAGTCAGTGCCGAGCAAGTTTGTCCCCAGGGGCTGGCGTTAGCTATGCCAGGGCAGCCTAAAAATCGATACCCTGACCTCACAGTCCTACGGCCAGAACACCCAGCCCAACTGCGGGACCTCGGGCAAGCGGCGGTAACCCTAGAGATGGCCCCGCCGCTGCTGGTGGTGGAAGTGGTCAGCCCTGGGGCCGAGAACGCCCGGCGCGACTACCTGGAGAAGCGCAATCAGTACGAGTGGCGCGGCATTCCTGAATACTGGATTGTGGACCCCCAGCAGGGGCAGGTGACGGTGCTGGCCATGGTAGACGGGGCTTACCGGCAAACCCTATTTACCGGCGATGAACCGGTGATCTCCCCCACTTTCTCCGCCTGGGCGCTGACGGCCAAGGCCATGGTGACGGTGTAG